A part of Primulina eburnea isolate SZY01 chromosome 10, ASM2296580v1, whole genome shotgun sequence genomic DNA contains:
- the LOC140803265 gene encoding agamous-like MADS-box protein AGL30 — protein sequence MQNRVRMLRDQLTQVHNRLSWWTNPDKIEDVEHLNQMENSLMESLNRIRMQKENFGKYPLVPFDCTSQFLNGMHFSTTASSEQHCQTQSWFPEGESHMMLSNEAHFLSSRDLECAQDASFPSCSSFFGEVKDDNLESSRQQKNEAQNSITIDDYTSSAQLRLPLSQQFPYHPFGSLSFPDVLEAGREANFLPSAMDYQLNGNFELPRSVYNSLQHSLVPTAGSCAISMLNENSYLQPPN from the exons ATGCAAAACCGAGTGAGGATGCTGCGTGATCAGCTTACCCAAGTACATAATAGATTAAG CTGGTGGACTAATCCAGACAAAATTGAAGACGTTGAACATCTTAATCAGATGGAGAATTCACTAATGGAATCTCTCAATAGGATTCGCATGCAAAAG gaaaattttgGGAAGTACCCCCTTGTTCCATTTGATTGCACGAGCCAG TTCCTAAATGGGATGCACTTTTCAACGACGGCATCCAGTGAACAGCATTGCCAAACGCAGTCATGGTTTCCAGAGGGTGAGAGTCATATGATGCTATCGAATGAAGCCCATTTCTTGTCTAGTAG AGATTTGGAGTGCGCCCAAGATGCGTCCTTCCCATCCTGTTCTAGTTTCTTTGGTGAGGTGAAAGACGACAATCTTGAGAGTTCGAGACAACAGAAAAATGAGGCACAGAATAGTATTACTATCGATGATTATACCAGCTCGGCTCAGTTGAGACTGCCTCTCAGTCAACAATTTCCATATCATCCATTTGGAAGTTTAAGTTTTCCTGATGTCTTGGAGGCTGGGAGGGAGGCGAATTTTCTTCCTAGTGCTATGGATTATCAGCTAAATGGAAATTTCGAACTCCCGAGATCCGTATACAACAGTTTGCAGCATAGTTTAGTTCCTACTGCTGGTTCATGCGCCATTTCTATGCTTAACGAGAACTCTTATCTTCAG CCCCCTAATTAG